The Fusarium oxysporum Fo47 chromosome II, complete sequence genome includes a region encoding these proteins:
- a CDS encoding S-adenosyl-L-methionine-dependent methyltransferase yields MADITDPTTNPSYRVPELQQHDPPIEPDHPPPPTNDDIATDDGYDSAAPSAQSSSLASSVRDYQFENSRRYHKFKEEREDMKHTVAVHLLGGKLHNAPLDHPQKIIDTGTGTGSWAIDMGDEYPSAEVIGIDLSPIQPPWVPPNVRFLVDDAEAPWLYSENSIDLVHLRNMSTAIKDWPALLGALKPGGWIELPEFRWVYGCDDGTLRPDFTPPQMVANIRAALAKSGIEMHAAEKNPDRLHDAGFVNICHEIKKVPVGPWPKDSNLKMIGLYNRSVIYDGLYAITIGPFTRALGWTPEEVEVFLVKVRKDLKDPSVHSYVHFHSLCAQKPFQP; encoded by the exons atggctgataTAACAGATCCCACGACAAATCCATCGTATCGAGTACCCGAGCTACAACAACACGATCCTCCAATTGAACCCGATCACCCACCTCCTCCAACCAACGATGATATTGCAACGGATGATGGTTACGATTCAGCCGCGCCTTCCGCACAGTCGTCATCTCTGGCTTCGAGCGTGCGCGATTATCAATTCGAGAATAGTCGACGATATCATAAATTTAAAGAGG AAAGAGAGGACATGAAGCATACGGTCGCGGTGCATCTTCTTGGTGGGAAGTTGCATAATGCGCCTTTGGACCATCCTCAGAAGATCATCGATACTGGGACAGGAACTGGAAGTTGGGCAATTGATA TGGGCGACGAATATCCCAGCGCCGAAGTCATTGGGATTGATCTCAGTCCCATTCAACCACCGTGGGTTCCTCCCAATGTTCGATTCCTCGTCGACGACGCCGAAGCACCGTGGCTATACTCAGAAAACTCGATAGACCTTGTCCATTTGCGCAACATGTCCACGGCAATCAAGGATTGGCCTGCGCTGCTAGG CGCATTAAAACCAGGAGGATGGATCGAGCTTCCTGAATTCCGATGGGTATACGGATGCGACGACGGAACACTACGTCCCGACTTTACCCCACCGCAAATGGTAGCCAACATTCGAGCTGCCCTCGCCAAGTCAGGCATCGAGATGCACGCTGCCGAGAAGAACCCCGATAGACTGCACGACGCTGGGTTCGTCAATATCTGccacgagatcaagaaggtgCCAGTCGGACCGTGGCCCAAGGActccaacctcaagatgATTGGACTCTATAACAGGAGTGTCATCTATGATGGTCTGTACGCAATCACCATCGGTCCCTTCACTCGAGCCTTGGGATGGACGcctgaagaggttgaagtCTTCCTCGTCAAGGTTCGAAAGGACTTGAAGGATCCTTCGGTGCATTCTTATGTCCACTTCCATTCGCTTTGTGCGCAGAAGCCTTTCCAGCCATAG
- a CDS encoding glycosyl hydrolase family 61-domain-containing protein has protein sequence VVAHGHVDWLVTNGVAFRGYSAPEMSWNPNHPPVVGWTNGATDNGYVEPNSFADPDIICHKAARPGKGHVTVEPGDKITLQWSTWPESHKGPIIDYLARCLGDCETVDKNDLEFFKIGQEGLIDMSMHSGKWAADVLVATGFSWTLQIPEALAPGNYVLRHEIIALHGSGQPNGAQNYPQCFNLKVTGDGDLAPDGVKGTQLYKANDPGILFNLYTTPLSYKIPGPTLVPGLPSTVSQRVVVATATSSATVPGQTQASTSSKSSSSTSKGSSTSTSTAVGGDTTLKTSTTSRSSSSSTTKDTPQPTEDDDIICGPATGGLPKYSQCGGKDYTGPTVCQWGSSCKVLNPYYSQCL, from the coding sequence GTCGTCGCCCACGGCCATGTAGACTGGCTTGTAACAAACGGCGTTGCTTTTCGCGGCTACTCTGCCCCGGAGATGAGCTGGAATCCCAATCATCCTCCTGTCGTCGGTTGGACCAACGGTGCCACTGATAATGGCTATGTTGAGCCCAACTCCTTCGCAGACCCCGATATCATCTGCCACAAGGCTGCCCGACCTGGCAAGGGTCATGTAACGGTTGAACCAGGCGACAAGATCACTCTTCAATGGAGCACCTGGCCGGAAAGTCATAAAGGTCCTATCATTGATTATCTCGCAAGATGTCTTGGAGACTGTGAGACTGTTGACAAGAACGATCTTGAGTTCTTCAAAATTGGTCAAGAAGGTCTCATTGATATGTCCATGCACAGCGGCAAGTGGGCGGCAGATGTCCTTGTTGCCACTGGCTTCTCTTGGACACTTCAAATCCCCGAGGCCCTGGCCCCAGGCAACTATGTCCTCCGCCACGAGATTATTGCTCTTCACGGCTCTGGTCAGCCCAACGGAGCGCAAAACTACCCTCAATGCTTCAACCTCAAAGTCACTGGTGACGGAGACTTGGCTCCAGATGGCGTCAAGGGTACTCAGCTTTACAAGGCCAACGATCCTGGTattctcttcaacctctaCACGACACCTTTGTCCTATAAGATCCCCGGTCCTACACTGGTGCCTGGTCTCCCGTCTACAGTCTCTCAGCGTGTTGTCGTCGCAACTGCAACATCAAGTGCAACTGTGCCAGGACAGACCCAAGCTAGCACGAGCAGTAaatcatcttcgtcaacatCGAAAGGAAGCTCTACATCGACCAGCACCGCTGTTGGAGGAGACACAACACTCAagacttcaacaacaagccGGTCTTCTTCGTCCAGCACAACGAAGGACACGCCACAGCCTACAGAAGACGACGATATCATCTGCGGCCCTGCAACAGGAGGTCTTCCCAAGTACAGCCAATGTGGAGGAAAGGACTACACAGGCCCGACAGTTTGTCAGTGGGGGTCAAGTTGTAAGGTTCTCAATCCTTATTACTCGCAATGTCTTTGA
- a CDS encoding HAD-like domain-containing protein has protein sequence MPAYDDNELHTPNSPSTLRKMSNMNNGEGNGEGHHDSLAIPGDDANGPQEIPATRSSISEAAKYMHNLSVSPSMRDRRSSRNSFGTALPIPRKRQSRLSSVHHADGRPTRPGMPPIQPTRELLVAQVQDLQAEKVKKAKNMAFAFDIDGVLVHGDRLIPEGKKALEILNGDNELGIKIPHIFLTNGSGKIEKDRCAQLSKILGNPVETDQFIQSHTPMSALAEYYSTVLVVGGEGYRCREVAEQYGFRNIVVPNDIVAWDPTIAPYRVFTEEERATSRPRDFTKICIEAIMVFSDSRDYATDMQIIMDVLRAKNGRLGTVAEDPVAERVPIYFSQGDLLCPTEHPYPRMSQGAFRIGLEAMYKALTGADLERVVYGKPELATYKYADDVLTSWMGELHGEERLPEHIYMIGDNPASDIIGGNMYGWNTCLVRTGVFQGGDNDENNPANFGVFPNVLEAVKKALRNELGQDFKCFFDEKINPVLHGDATDAAAVV, from the coding sequence ATGCCTGCCTACGACGACAACGAACTTCACACCCCAAACTCCCCCAGCACCCTCCGCAAGATGTCAAACATGAACAATGGCGAGGGTAACGGCGAGGGCCACCACGACAGCCTCGCCATTCCCGGCGACGATGCCAACGGTCCTCAGGAGATCCCCGCTACCAGGTCCTCCATCTCAGAGGCCGCAAAGTACATGCACAACCTCAGCGTCTCGCCCTCAATGAGGGACCGACGATCCTCCCGAAACTCCTTCGGCACTGCTCTGCCTATCCCCCGCAAGCGCCAGTCACGCCTCTCCTCCGTTCACCATGCGGACGGACGACCCACCCGTCCCGGCATGCCCCCGATCCAGCCTACCCGAGAGCTCCTCGTCGCTCAGGTTCAGGACCTCCAGgctgagaaggtcaagaaggccaagaacatgGCCTTCGCCTTTGACATTGATGGTGTTCTCGTCCATGGTGATCGTCTGATCCCCGAGGGTaagaaggctcttgagatCCTTAACGGTGACAACGAACTTGGCATCAAGATCCCTCACATCTTCCTTACCAACGGATCTGGTAAGATCGAGAAGGATCGCTGTGCGCAGCTCTCCAAGATCCTTGGCAACCCTGTCGAGACCGACCAGTTCATCCAGTCTCACACTCCCATGAGTGCTCTGGCTGAGTACTACAGCACCGTCCTTGTCGTCGGTGGTGAGGGTTACCGCTGCCGTGAGGTCGCTGAGCAGTACGGCTTCCGCAACATCGTCGTCCCCAACGACATTGTCGCCTGGGACCCTACCATTGCTCCCTACCGCGTCTTCACTGAGGAGGAGCGCGCCACCTCTCGTCCCCGTGACTTCACCAAGATCTGCATCGAGGCCATCATGGTCTTCTCTGACTCGCGAGACTATGCTACCGACATGCAGATCATCATGGATGTCCTTCGCGCAAAGAACGGTCGTCTCGGCACCGTCGCTGAGGACCCCGTTGCTGAGCGCGTTCCCATCTACTTCTCCCAGGGCGATCTTCTCTGCCCTACCGAGCACCCTTACCCTCGCATGTCCCAGGGTGCTTTCCGCATCGGTCTCGAGGCTATGTACAAGGCCCTCACCGGCGCTGACCTCGAGCGTGTCGTCTACGGCAAGCCTGAGTTGGCTACCTACAAGTACGCTGACGATGTTCTGACCTCATGGATGGGCGAGCTCCACGGCGAGGAGCGTCTTCCCGAGCACATCTACATGATTGGCGACAACCCCGCGTCCGACATCATCGGTGGAAACATGTATGGGTGGAACACCTGCTTGGTGCGCACCGGTGTTTTCCAGGGCGGAGACAACGACGAGAACAACCCCGCCAACTTTGGCGTCTTCCCCAACGTTCTGGAAGCCGTCAAGAAGGCTCTCCGCAACGAGCTCGGCCAGGACTTCAAGTGCTTCTTCGACGAGAAGATCAACCCCGTCCTGCACGGTGACGCTACCGACGCCGCCGCTGTCGTCTAA
- a CDS encoding NADP-dependent oxidoreductase domain-containing protein, translating to MAVSNKTTFTLNNGVKMPGLGFGTFANEGAKGETYDAVKCALKVGYRHLDCAWFYLNEGEVGQAVRDFLAENKDVKREDIFICTKVWNHLHEPEEVKWSFENSLKNFGLDYIDLFLVHWPIAAEKDEDYKPKIGPDGKYVIKKDLTENPEPTWRAMEEIYASGKARAIGVSNWTIEGLKKLLSFAKVKPAVNQIEIHPFLPNEELVKFCQENDILPSAYSPLGSQNQVPTTGEKVRTNETLNAVAERSGNTLAQVLLAWGLRRGYAVLPKSSTPSRIESNFQVPNLSDEDFEAIQSVAKGRHTRFVNMKDTFGYDVWPEETPENGTSAV from the coding sequence ATGGCCGTCTCAAACAAGACCACATTCACCCTCAACAATGGCGTCAAGATGCCCGGCCTGGGCTTCGGCACTTTTGCTAACGAGGGCGCAAAGGGCGAGACCTACGATGCCGTCAAGTGCGCCCTCAAGGTCGGCTACCGACACCTCGACTGCGCCTGGTTCTACCTCAACGAAGGTGAGGTCGGTCAGGCAGTGAGGGATTTCCTCgccgagaacaaggatgTCAAGCGTGAGGACATCTTCATCTGCACAAAGGTCTGGAACCACCTCCACGAGCCCGAGGAGGTCAAGTGGTCGTTCGAGAACTCCCTCAAGAACTTTGGCCTCGACTACATTGATCTCTTCCTTGTCCACTGGCCCATCGCTGCTGAGAAGGACGAGGACTACAAGCCCAAGATTGGACCAGATGGCAAGTAcgtcatcaagaaggatcTCACTGAGAACCCTGAGCCCACATGGCGCGCCATGGAGGAGATTTATGCTAGCGGCAAGGCCCGTGCTATTGGCGTTTCCAACTGGACCATCGAGGGTCTCAAGAAGTTGCTGTCCTTCGCCAAGGTGAAGCCAGCTGTCAACCAGATCGAGATCCATCCCTTCCTGCCCAACGAGGAGCTCGTCAAGTTCTGCCAGGAGAACGATATTCTCCCCTCCGCTTACTCTCCCCTCGGATCCCAGAACCAGGTCCCCACTACTGGTGAGAAGGTCCGCACCAACGAGACCCTCAACGCCGTCGCCGAGCGCAGCGGTAACACCCTCGCTCAAGTGCTCCTCGCCTGGGGTCTGCGACGCGGCTATGCTGTGCTGCCCAAGAGCTCAACACCCTCTCGAATTGAGAGCAACTTCCAGGTTCCCAACCTGTCTGACGAGGACTTTGAGGCTATCCAGAGTGTTGCCAAGGGCCGACATACTCGCTTTGTCAACATGAAGGATACCTTCGGTTACGATGTCTGGCCTGAGGAGACTCCTGAGAACGGAACCTCTGCTGTTTAA
- a CDS encoding HAD-like domain-containing protein has translation MGAAPLSLTFLCQGFAFSIPQSIARAQSPKLAASLDAAQKISQNPVVTVKEFSLDTVNCMVEFFKSGCYEVDRRNFPSALQAVGGAPAAPDRFMRDELTCHLQICAIGTHYGVPKLCELARDNIQKVFGGKWFDSAFLFTVAVVLKSKDDKLQRLLVTLARGHLHSLTTSNGFDHATMLRSFHPKFRDQDDILQQSGDQPKPTPAPTTQDESSTKLEALRIEVSSLKQQVTAVSYERDELRDQFSAASVKKEELWQIVATLTAERDLLRNEMSNVAAENKEFRDIAAKVSTARYHAEQVMSDAKNKKSSAEVKAEENEKILETLQRELRVTRSESGLLKARWDKEKTKSSILTQENDDLKKSLELERRSRVSITEFARDDIRNALKDEQKVTTDLTARLAQASQALETERKRSATLVQELTQAKRNLESERQSKTGMSLSERDRIHETIGSQRSEISALVKERDEIKRELKMARTERNNESDRKWEITNKMNALIQAMDEWDECRHCGADFGTYDGILILRPHPPPVNLHHCPDANMSPSNGKYVVFDIVGTCVSYDKLTEAVEKQLGERLLAENVKPSLLVNLWIEAGEREYTYLSITNRYVAFDKLFASLFYRMLWLAGIQEPRSFASGADIEKITHGYMELEPRPDLKECFDKLRAAGFTVRGLTAGDFDRVLGYFDKAGIEFPKEHLISCDSFGVGKPDLKAYASTFEELKGAKELWFAAAHMWDVSAAKLAGFKAAYCSVLEKEPCVDIFGEMDVMSDTLSEMADKIIQGSS, from the exons ATGGGGGCAGCACCTTTGTCCCTGACATTTCTCTGTCAGGGATTCGCGTTTAGTATTCCTCAGTCAATCGCGCGAGCGCAGTCTCCAAAGCTCGCAGCTTCTCTCGATGCCGCCCAGAAA ATATCTCAAAATCCGGTTGTCACCGTGAAAGAGTTCTCTCTGGACACAGTCAACTGTATGGTTGAATTCTTCAAGTCTGGTTGCTATGAAGTTGACCGAAGGAACTTCCCAAGTGCGCTGCAAGCAG TTGGAGGTGCACCGGCGGCTCCGGATCGTTTCATGCGCGATGAATTAACctgccatcttcaaatctGTGCCATTGGTACCCACTATGGCGTTCCCAAGCTATGCGAGCTTGCTAGGGACAACATCCAGAAGGTATTCGGAGGGAAATGGTTCGATTCGGCTTTCCTTTTCACTGTCGCCGTTGTTTTGAAGTCAAAGGACGATAAGCTGCAAAGGTTGCTTGTTACTCTTGCGAGAGGGCACTTGCATTCTCTCACCACTTCAAACGGCTTCGACCATGCAACAATGCTAAGAAGCTTCCATCCCAAGTTCCGAGACCAAGATGATATTCTTCAGCAAAGCGGAGATCAACCCAAACCCACACCGGCTCCGACGACCCAGGACGAAAGCTCCACCAAGCTTGAGGCCCTCCGCATCGAGGTCTCTTCCCTCAAACAACAAGTAACAGCAGTGTCCTATGAGCGAGACGAACTCCGCGACCAGTTTTCGGCTGCTTCAGTCAAAAAGGAAGAACTCTGGCAGATCGTCGCAACTCTTACCGCTGAGCGAGACCTGTTGCGGAATGAGATGTCAAATGTTGCAGCCGAGAATAAAGAATTCCGAGATATTGCGGCGAAAGTGTCCACTGCAAGGTATCATGCTGAACAAGTCATGAGTGAtgcaaagaacaagaaatCGTCAGCGGAAGtaaaagcagaagaaaacGAAAAAATACTCGAGACACTTCAACGAGAGCTGAGAGTCACAAGATCCGAGAGTGGCTTGCTCAAAGCCAGATGGGATAAGGAGAAGACAAAATCGTCCATTCTGACTCAAGAGAACGACGACCTGAAGAAGTCTCTCGAGCTTGAAAGACGTAGCAGGGTCAGCATCACGGAATTTGCACGAGACGATATTCGAAATGCTCTCAAAGACGAGCAGAAGGTGACAACAGACTTGACCGCGAGACTTGCTCAAGCGTCGCAAGCCCTTGAGACAGAAAGGAAGCGCTCAGCAACTCTAGTGCAAGAACTCACTCAAGCCAAGAGAAACCTTGAATCGGAAAGACAAAGCAAGACAGGCATGTCCTTGAGCGAACGAGACAGAATACACGAAACTATTGGGTCCCAGAGAAGTGAAATATCGGCGCTCGTTAAAGAACGAGACGAGATCAAGAGGGAACTAAAGATGGCAAGAACTGAGAGGAACAATGAGAGTGACAGAAAATGGGAGATCACCAACAAGATGAATGCGTTGATCCAGGCAATGGATGAGTGGGATGAGTGCCGTCATTGCGGTGCCGATTTTGGGACGTAC GATGGA ATACTCATTCTTCGCCCTCACCCTCCACCAGTCAATCTACATCATTGTCCCGACGCCAACATGTCACCCAGCAACGGAAAGTACGTCGTCTTCGACATCGTTGGGACCTGCGTCTCATACGACAAGCTTACCGAAGCAGTCGAAAAGCAACTCGGTGAAAGACTGCTGGCCGAGAATGTAAAGCCCAGTCTTCTTGTGAACCTCTGGATCGAGGCTGGAGAGAGGGAATATACGTATCTTTCAATAACTAATCGATACGTCGCATTCGATAAGCTGTTCGCATCCCTCTTTTATCGCATGCTCTGGCTCGCTGGTATCCAAGAGCCACGCTCCTTCGCAAGTGGGGCTGATATCGAGAAGATTACGCATGGCTACATGGAACTCGAGCCAAGACCTGATCTCAAAGAATGTTTTGATAAGCTTCGAGCAGCGGGATTCACGGTGCGTGGTCTGACAGCTGGAGACTTTGACAGAGTGCTTGGGTACTTTGATAAGGCGGGCATCGAGTTTCCAAAGGAGCACCTGATTTCTTGCGACTCGTTTGGCGTGGGTAAGCCGGATCTCAAGGCATATGCCTCGACCTTTGAGGAGTTGAAGGGAGCAAAGGAGCTTTGGTTCGCCGCGGCCCATATGTGGGATGTATCAGCTGCGAAGCTAGCAG GATTCAAAGCTGCGTATTGCTCTGTGTTAGAGAAAGAGCCTTGTGTGGATATCTTTGGGGAGATGGATGTCATGTCGGATACTCTGAGTGAGATGGCAGATAAGATTATTCAAGGTTCATCTTAA